DNA sequence from the candidate division WOR-3 bacterium genome:
TGGCGATTTATTCTCATCGATATTCTCTACCGTAATATTCTAACAAATATTCCCCCTTAGGATACGGTTTTTATTTAATCATAAAATACAAACGATATTTTGAATCTTCGATTCAAAAATCTGATTCGCGTCTATTCGCGTTAATTCGTGGTAAATATCTTTTTTTTTCTTTTTTCGTGTTCATTCGCGTTACGATATTTTCATCTACGATGAAAAATCGAATTCGTGGTAATATTTTTTTTCTTTCTTGTTGCGATTTGTCTTAAACCAGTTCAATACCTCAACTCATTACCGAGTATATTTATATTCGTCGAAGCGTCAGGTTTTATCTTTTTTACTTCTACGAGATTTAAAACGTCGTATCCTTTTTTCTTCAGGAAACGCAACATCTGTCGGTTGTCCGGATGCACCCAGATATACATCTGAAATGCGCCTTTTTCAAGGACGTAATTCTCTGTGTAGTCAAAAAGCAGGGACGCGTTCTCAAAACCTCTGAATTTTCGGTCAATGAAATGCCATTCGAGCCAATATACGTCGTTTTCGAATTTCAAAACAGAAAAACCGATCAGTAAATCGTCGTCGTATAATCCAAATACGATCTTGTTGTCT
Encoded proteins:
- a CDS encoding GNAT family N-acetyltransferase is translated as MKEIRRLASAGSELVLMVYEFRLILHKLNKSPIEYTIKEAFEETSEYFKDNKIVFGLYDDDLLIGFSVLKFENDVYWLEWHFIDRKFRGFENASLLFDYTENYVLEKGAFQMYIWVHPDNRQMLRFLKKKGYDVLNLVEVKKIKPDASTNINILGNELRY